The following coding sequences lie in one Sorex araneus isolate mSorAra2 chromosome 4, mSorAra2.pri, whole genome shotgun sequence genomic window:
- the ITIH1 gene encoding inter-alpha-trypsin inhibitor heavy chain H1 produces the protein MGLRGLLCLSLASLLALQAVFTWGLPRHQPKGNKKRQTVDTAVDGVIIRSLKVNCKVTSRFAHYVITSQVVNNADEAKEVAFDVEIPKTAFISDFAITADGTSFVGNIKDKTLAWKQYRKAAVSGENSGLVRTSGRTMEQFTIHVTVGPRSKVTFHLTYEELLKRNLMQYDIVIRVKPRQLVHHFEIDVDIFEPQGIRKLDAQAPFLPKELADQLIKKSFSGKKGHVFFRPTVSQQQSCPTCSTSLMNGDFRVTYDVLRDKTCDLLVANNYFAHFFAPQNLTNLNKNLVFVIDISTSMEGQKVKQTKEALLKILEDMRPDDYFDLVLFGTNVQVWRGSLVRASEANLQQARNFVRRFSLAGATNLNGGLLQGINILNRAQGSLPELRNHAPILIMLTDGEPTEGVTDRSQILQNVRSAIRGRFPLYNLGFGQNVDFNFLDVMSMENNGRAKRIFEDHDATQQLQGFYNQVANPLLMDVELQYPQDAISALTQHRHKQYYEGSEIVVAGRIADHKLGSFKADVLARGEGQEFKTTCLVDEEEMKKLLRERGHMLENHVERLWAYLTIQELLAKWKMLEGEEKANLSAKILQMSLKYQFVTPLTSMTIRGMTDKDSLEPVIDKPGEDDLPLELQGPRKTFVLSSSASQPAQSSSSFNHQQLPNRVTGVDTDPHFIIHVPQKEDPLCFNINEEPGVILNLVQDLDTGFSVNGQLIGQTAQHEGTYFGRLGISNPATGFQLEVTPQNITLNPGSGGPVFFWKDQASLRQDGVVVTINRKRNLLVSVEDRGTFEVVLHRVWKPSAAHRDFLGFYVLESHRMSARTHGLLGQFFQPLDYQVSDPHPGSDPTKIDATMEVKNHRLTVTRGLQKDFSRDPRHGVPVTCWFVHNNGAGLIDGVYTDYIVPDIF, from the exons ATGGGCCTCCGGGGTCTGCTGTGCCTGTCCCTGGCCTCCCTCCTGGCCCTACAGGCCGTGTTTACTTGGGGCTTACCCCGACACCAGCCCAAAGGCAACAAG AAGCGACAGACCGTGGACACG GCTGTGGATGGTGTGATCATCCGAAGTTTGAAAGTCAACTGCAAAGTCACCTCTCGCTTTGCCCACTATGTCATCACCAGCCAAGTGGTCAACAATGCCGATGAGGCCAAGGAAGTGGCCTTCGATGTGGAGATCCCCAAGACGGCCTTCATCAGCGACTTTGCCAT cACGGCAGATGGAACCTCATTTGTGGGGAACATAAAGGACAAAACACTTGCGTGGAAGCAATACCGGAAGGCAGCCGTCTCAGGAGAGAATTCTGGCCTTGTCAG gacttctgggaGAACCATGGAGCAATTCACCATCCACGTCACCGTGGGGCCCCGCAGCAAGGTCACGTTCCACCTAACCTACGAGGAGCTGCTGAAGCGGAACCTCATGCAGTACGACATCGTCATCAGAGTCAAGCCCCGGCAGCTGGTGCATCACTTTGAG ATTGACGTGGACATCTTTGAGCCCCAAGGGATCCGCAAGCTGGACGCCCAGGCCCCCTTCCTCCCCAAGGAACTGGCCGACCAACTCATCAAGAAGTCCTTCTCAGGGAAAAAG GGCCATGTGTTTTTCCGCCCCACCGTGAGCCAGCAGCAGTCCTGCCCCACCTGCTCCACCTCCCTGATGAACGGAGACTTCCGGGTGACCTACGATGTCCTCCGAGACAAGACTTGCGACCTCCTG GTCGCCAATAACTACTTTGCCCACTTCTTTGCTCCCCAAAACCTGACAAACCTGAACAAGAACTTGGTTTTTGTGATTGATATCAGCACCTCCATGGAAGGCCAGAAAGTGAAGCAG ACCAAGGAGGCGCTCCTGAAAATCCTGGAGGACATGCGTCCAGACGACTACTTCGACCTGGTCCTCTTCGGCACGAATGTGCAAGTGTGGCGCGGCTCGCTGGTGCGGGCCTCCGAGGCCAACCTGCAGCAGGCCCGGAACTTCGTGCGGCGCTTCTCCCtggctgggg CCACAAACCTGAACGGGGGTTTGCTCCAGGGAATCAACATCTTGAACCGGGCGCAGGGCAGCCTCCCGGAACTGCGCAACCATGCGCCCATTCTCATCATGCTGACTGACGGGGAGCCCACCGAGG GGGTCACGGACCGTTCCCAGATCCTGCAGAACGTCCGCAGTGCCATAAGGGGAAGGTTTCCACTCTACAACTTGGGCTTCGGCCAGAACGTTGACTTCAACTTCTTGGATGTCATGTCCATGGAGAACAATGGACGGGCCAAGAGAATCTTTGAGGACCACGATGCCACACAGCAGCTGCAG GGTTTCTACAACCAAGTCGCCAACCCCCTGCTGATGGACGTGGAGCTGCAGTACCCGCAGGATGCCATCTCCGCACTGACCCAGCACCGTCATAAGCAGTATTACGAGGGCTCAGAGATCGTGGTGGCTGGCCGCATCGCTGACCACAAGCTTGGCAGCTTCAAGGCGGATGTGCTGGCCCGGGGG GAAGGCCAAGAATTCAAGACCACGTGCCTTGTGGacgaggaggagatgaagaaactGCTGCGAGAACGTGGCCACATGTTGGAGAACCATGTTGAGCGCCTCTGGGCCTATCTCACCATCCAGGAGCTGCTGGCCAAGTG GAAGATGttagaaggggaggagaaggccaACCTCTCTGCCAAGATCCTGCAGATGTCATTGAAATACCAGTTTGTGACCCCGCTGACGTCCATGACCATCCGTGGCATGACTGACAAGGACAGCCTAGAGCCCGTGATTGACAAGCCTGGAGAAG ATGACCTGCCCTTGG AGTTGCAGGGACCCCGCAAGA CCTTCGTGCTGTCCTCATCCGCCTCACAGCCTGCCCAGAGCAGCTCCAGCTTCAATCACCAGCAGCTGCCGAACCGAGTGACCGGAG tGGACACTGACCCCCATTTCATCATCCATGTGCCCCAGAAAGAGGACCCCCTGTGCTTCAACATCAATGAGGAGCCGGGGGTGATCCTGAACCTGGTGCAGGACCTCGACACAG GCTTCTCAGTGAACGGGCAGCTCATTGGCCAGACGGCCCAGCATGAAGGCACCTACTTTGGGCGATTGGGCATCTCGAACCCAGCCACGGGCTTTCAGTTGGAAGTGACGCCCCAGAATATCACTCTGAACCCCGGCTCTGGGGGGCCTGTGTTCTTCTGGAAGGACCAGGCTTCTCTGCGGCAGGACGG GGTGGTGGTGACTATCAACAGGAAGCGGAACCTGCTGGTGTCTGTGGAGGACAGGGGCACCTTCGAGGTGGTGCTGCACCGCGTGTGGAAGCCGAGCGCCGCCCACCGGGACTTCCTGGGCTTCTACGTGCTGGAGAGTCACAGGATGTCGGCGCGGACGCACGGGCTGCTGG GACAGTTCTTCCAGCCCCTGGATTATCAAGTGTCTGATCCCCATCCAGGCTCTGACCCCACCAAGATAGATGCCACCATGGAGGTGAAGAACCACCGGCTGACTGTCACCAG GGGTTTGCAAAAAGACTTCAGCCGGGACCCCCGCCATGGGGTCCCAGTGACCTGCTGGTTTGTCCACAACAATGGGGCAGGGCTGATTGATGGTGTCTACACAGACTACATCGTCCCTGACATCTTCTGA